One Acidaminococcales bacterium DNA segment encodes these proteins:
- the murB gene encoding UDP-N-acetylmuramate dehydrogenase has protein sequence MIEEGFLTALKKTGVKYATDEPMSKHCSFRAGGPADVLAMPGDEEEIAAVAALAQNYDLPLTVLGSCTNVLVKDRGIRGVTLKIGGGPTKVLILENGMYCQAGLPLSAAAQKAAASGLAGLEFLYGIPGSVGGGVCMNAGAYGGEIKDFIVEVDSLDLAGKRSARPAAELAFGYRASAFLSGGEIITGARLRLAAGESEQIKAKMEEFLRKRQAAQPLEMPSAGSAFKRPPDNFAGKLIEQAGLCGLAVGGARVSEKHAGFIVNAAGASAADILRLMEQVAARVYKTFGVPLEPEIRIIGE, from the coding sequence GTGATTGAGGAAGGATTTTTGACCGCGCTGAAAAAAACCGGCGTGAAATACGCGACAGACGAGCCCATGTCCAAACATTGCTCTTTCCGGGCGGGCGGCCCGGCCGACGTTTTGGCCATGCCCGGCGACGAGGAGGAAATCGCCGCAGTCGCCGCCTTGGCCCAAAATTACGATCTGCCGTTGACCGTGCTTGGCAGCTGCACGAACGTTTTGGTAAAAGACCGCGGCATACGGGGGGTTACGCTTAAAATTGGCGGCGGGCCCACAAAAGTCCTGATCCTGGAAAACGGCATGTACTGCCAGGCCGGCCTGCCGCTTTCCGCCGCCGCGCAAAAGGCGGCGGCGTCCGGGCTGGCCGGCCTGGAATTTCTTTACGGCATACCGGGCAGCGTGGGCGGCGGCGTTTGCATGAACGCCGGCGCTTACGGCGGGGAAATAAAAGATTTTATCGTCGAAGTTGACTCGCTGGATCTTGCCGGCAAACGGTCCGCCCGGCCGGCGGCCGAACTTGCTTTCGGCTACCGGGCAAGCGCCTTCCTGTCCGGCGGCGAAATAATAACCGGCGCGCGTTTGCGGCTGGCGGCGGGCGAAAGCGAACAAATAAAAGCTAAGATGGAAGAATTTCTGCGAAAGCGGCAAGCGGCGCAGCCGCTGGAGATGCCGAGCGCGGGCAGCGCCTTCAAGCGGCCGCCGGACAATTTCGCCGGCAAACTGATTGAGCAGGCGGGGCTATGCGGCTTGGCGGTAGGCGGCGCGCGGGTATCGGAAAAACACGCCGGGTTCATCGTGAACGCGGCGGGCGCCAGCGCCGCCGACATTTTGCGGCTGATGGAGCAAGTAGCCGCAAGGGTCTATAAAACCTTCGGCGTGCCGCTGGAGCCGGAAATCAGGATAATCGGCGAGTAG
- a CDS encoding YlbF family regulator: MNAYDLANQLARALKEGQEYSKLLAAKSVLGADGDAQKMVKDFLAKQAQLQLETLSGKEAAAGKQEQLQKLYELVVQNQKGRDYLQALMRFQLLLDDIYKILGDAVKPVLGEEKSD, from the coding sequence ATGAACGCTTATGATTTGGCCAACCAACTTGCCCGGGCGCTGAAAGAGGGCCAAGAATACAGCAAGCTTTTGGCGGCGAAGAGTGTCTTGGGCGCGGACGGCGACGCGCAAAAAATGGTGAAAGACTTTCTCGCCAAACAAGCGCAGCTGCAATTAGAAACGCTAAGCGGCAAGGAGGCCGCCGCCGGCAAACAGGAACAGCTGCAGAAGCTCTACGAACTTGTCGTCCAAAACCAGAAAGGGCGCGATTATCTGCAAGCGCTTATGCGCTTTCAGCTTTTGCTTGACGATATTTACAAAATTTTGGGCGATGCGGTAAAACCGGTACTGGGCGAAGAAAAAAGTGATTGA
- a CDS encoding TIM barrel protein: MKTAEKALFGTAGSPAAFYADRLSASADMPRWLADKGLDAYEYSAGRGMRLRDDAAALLGAAAAERSIVLSLHAPYFINLATTDQAQQEKNLHYLMSSINAAALMKAGRVVFHAGGQGKAERTRAFGQVKKNLGAALEELSRRGMDKTTLLPETMGKKGQIGSLAETVELCRLWPEMLLPAVDFGHLHAITGGGYIAKSEYLAAFDYIGENLGPAALRNLHVHFSCIEFTGSGEKKHWSFSDPYGPPFEPFIEAVLDYGLAPLVICESAGTQDIDAQTMKNYYMERLPE; the protein is encoded by the coding sequence ATGAAAACAGCCGAAAAAGCTTTGTTTGGCACGGCCGGCAGCCCGGCGGCGTTTTACGCCGACCGGCTCAGCGCATCCGCCGACATGCCGCGCTGGCTGGCGGACAAAGGCCTGGACGCCTATGAGTATTCCGCCGGGCGGGGAATGCGGCTGCGCGACGATGCCGCCGCCCTGCTCGGCGCGGCAGCGGCGGAGCGCTCCATTGTCCTCAGTCTGCACGCGCCTTATTTTATCAATCTGGCGACAACTGACCAAGCGCAGCAGGAAAAAAATCTCCATTATCTTATGTCTTCCATAAATGCCGCCGCCTTGATGAAAGCGGGCCGGGTGGTTTTCCATGCCGGCGGGCAAGGCAAGGCCGAACGTACGCGCGCTTTCGGCCAGGTCAAAAAAAATCTTGGGGCAGCGCTTGAAGAGTTGTCCCGGCGCGGCATGGACAAGACGACTTTGCTGCCGGAAACAATGGGCAAAAAAGGGCAGATTGGCTCGTTGGCGGAAACGGTCGAACTTTGCCGCCTGTGGCCGGAGATGTTGCTGCCGGCGGTGGATTTCGGGCATCTGCATGCGATAACGGGCGGCGGTTATATAGCCAAAAGCGAATATTTGGCGGCTTTTGACTATATCGGGGAAAATTTGGGGCCGGCGGCGCTGCGAAACTTGCATGTGCATTTCAGTTGCATTGAATTTACCGGCTCGGGAGAAAAGAAGCATTGGAGCTTCTCCGACCCTTACGGACCGCCCTTTGAGCCGTTTATTGAAGCCGTACTGGATTACGGCCTTGCGCCGCTGGTCATCTGCGAATCGGCGGGGACGCAGGACATTGACGCGCAAACTATGAAAAACTACTATATGGAAAGGTTGCCTGAATAA
- a CDS encoding tRNA (cytidine(34)-2'-O)-methyltransferase, protein MRVVLVQPEIPGNTGNIARLCAASGSILHLVRPLGFSTEDRHLKRAGLDYWHLVNIRYHDSVYEVLKEYPESNFHLLTTKAAKRHSDAVYRADDLLVFGRETAGLSAELLQEHPGRCVRIPMKDPARSLNLANSVAVVVYEALRQTGYGDLS, encoded by the coding sequence ATGCGCGTAGTCCTTGTCCAGCCAGAAATACCCGGCAATACCGGCAATATCGCCCGCCTTTGCGCGGCCAGCGGTTCTATCTTGCATCTCGTGCGCCCGCTCGGGTTTTCCACCGAAGACCGTCATTTAAAGCGCGCCGGCCTTGACTATTGGCATCTTGTCAACATTCGTTACCATGATTCGGTTTACGAAGTGCTGAAAGAATATCCGGAGAGCAATTTTCACCTCCTGACCACAAAGGCGGCAAAGAGACATTCGGACGCCGTCTACCGCGCGGACGATCTGTTAGTGTTCGGGCGGGAAACCGCCGGCCTATCGGCGGAGCTGCTGCAAGAACACCCCGGCCGTTGCGTGCGCATCCCCATGAAGGATCCCGCCCGTTCGCTCAACCTGGCCAATTCCGTGGCGGTGGTGGTCTATGAGGCTTTGCGCCAGACGGGTTATGGGGATCTGTCATGA